The following coding sequences are from one Ochotona princeps isolate mOchPri1 chromosome 8, mOchPri1.hap1, whole genome shotgun sequence window:
- the PDCL3 gene encoding phosducin-like protein 3 isoform X2, which produces MFVKDTYFVTHAYFFVVYIFCELLKAVCVCYWFIAWLLLWAIRKDPNADTEWNDILRKKGILPPKESLKELEEAAEEEEARRLQQSVVKTYEAMTLKELEENEDEFNEEDERAIEMYRQQRLAEWRAAQKKNKFGEVLEISGEDYVQEVTKAGEGLWVILHLYKQGIPLCALINQYLSELARKFPDVKFIKAISTTCIPNYPDRNLPTVFVYREGDIKAQFIGPLVFGGMNLTRDELEWKLAESGAVETDLEENPRKPVQDLLLSSMRCSVPTKRDSDSESD; this is translated from the exons ATGTTTGtaaaagatacatattttgtAACCCATGCCTATTTTTTTGTAgtatacattttctgtgaacttttgaaggctgtgtgtgtgtgttactggtTCATTGCCTGGCTCCTTCTCTGGGCTATAAGGAAG GACCCCAACGCAGACACCGAGTGGAATGACATCTTACGCAAAAAGGGCATCCTGCCCCCAAAGGAGAGTCtgaaagaactggaagaggcaGCGGAAGAGGAGGAGGCGCGCAGGCTCCAGCAGTCAGTGG TGAAAACATATGAAGCCATGACGCtgaaagaactggaagaaaatgaagatgaatTTAATGAAGAGGATGAACGTGCTATTGAAATGTACAG GCAGCAAAGACTGGCTGAGTGGAGAGCAgctcaaaaaaagaataaatttggaGAAGTTTTGGAGATTTCAGGAGAAGATTATGTTCAAGAAGTTACCAAAGCTGGTGAGGGCTTGTGGGTAATCCTGCACCTCTATAAGCAAGG GATTCCCCTCTGTGCTCTGATAAATCAGTACTTGAGTGAACTTGCAAGGAAGTTTCCTGATGTGAAATTTATCAAAGCCATTTCGACAACCTGCATACCCAATTACCCGGACCGGAATCTGCCCACGGTGTTCGTTTACCGGGAAGGTGACATCAAGGCTCAGTTCATTGGGCCTCTGGTGTTCGGTGGCATGAACCTGACGAGAGACG AGTTGGAGTGGAAACTGGCTGAGTCTGGGGCCGTTGAGACAGACCTGGAGGAGAACCCCAGGAAGCCAGTCCAAGACTTGCTGCTGTCCTCCATGAGGTGCTCCGTCCCCACCAAGAGGGACAGCGATTCCGAGAGTGACTGA
- the PDCL3 gene encoding phosducin-like protein 3 isoform X3, protein MQDPNADTEWNDILRKKGILPPKESLKELEEAAEEEEARRLQQSVVKTYEAMTLKELEENEDEFNEEDERAIEMYRQQRLAEWRAAQKKNKFGEVLEISGEDYVQEVTKAGEGLWVILHLYKQGIPLCALINQYLSELARKFPDVKFIKAISTTCIPNYPDRNLPTVFVYREGDIKAQFIGPLVFGGMNLTRDELEWKLAESGAVETDLEENPRKPVQDLLLSSMRCSVPTKRDSDSESD, encoded by the exons ATGCAG GACCCCAACGCAGACACCGAGTGGAATGACATCTTACGCAAAAAGGGCATCCTGCCCCCAAAGGAGAGTCtgaaagaactggaagaggcaGCGGAAGAGGAGGAGGCGCGCAGGCTCCAGCAGTCAGTGG TGAAAACATATGAAGCCATGACGCtgaaagaactggaagaaaatgaagatgaatTTAATGAAGAGGATGAACGTGCTATTGAAATGTACAG GCAGCAAAGACTGGCTGAGTGGAGAGCAgctcaaaaaaagaataaatttggaGAAGTTTTGGAGATTTCAGGAGAAGATTATGTTCAAGAAGTTACCAAAGCTGGTGAGGGCTTGTGGGTAATCCTGCACCTCTATAAGCAAGG GATTCCCCTCTGTGCTCTGATAAATCAGTACTTGAGTGAACTTGCAAGGAAGTTTCCTGATGTGAAATTTATCAAAGCCATTTCGACAACCTGCATACCCAATTACCCGGACCGGAATCTGCCCACGGTGTTCGTTTACCGGGAAGGTGACATCAAGGCTCAGTTCATTGGGCCTCTGGTGTTCGGTGGCATGAACCTGACGAGAGACG AGTTGGAGTGGAAACTGGCTGAGTCTGGGGCCGTTGAGACAGACCTGGAGGAGAACCCCAGGAAGCCAGTCCAAGACTTGCTGCTGTCCTCCATGAGGTGCTCCGTCCCCACCAAGAGGGACAGCGATTCCGAGAGTGACTGA
- the PDCL3 gene encoding phosducin-like protein 3 isoform X1: MNEDAREVGGSWEWTSVTQLDPLLGSRNCAAVVSAARGMRRGVGMGWETHKQMSLMCGTTSADPNADTEWNDILRKKGILPPKESLKELEEAAEEEEARRLQQSVVKTYEAMTLKELEENEDEFNEEDERAIEMYRQQRLAEWRAAQKKNKFGEVLEISGEDYVQEVTKAGEGLWVILHLYKQGIPLCALINQYLSELARKFPDVKFIKAISTTCIPNYPDRNLPTVFVYREGDIKAQFIGPLVFGGMNLTRDELEWKLAESGAVETDLEENPRKPVQDLLLSSMRCSVPTKRDSDSESD, from the exons ATGAATGAAGACGCCCGGGAAGTGGGGGGCTCCTGGGAGTGGACATCTGTAACACAGTTGGATCCTCTGCTTGGGAGCAGGAATTGTGCTGCCGTAGTGTCAGCTGCCCGGGGGATGAGACGTGGAGTTGGCATGGGCTGGGAGACGCACAAACAGATGTCTCTCATGTGCGGGACAACGTCTGCA GACCCCAACGCAGACACCGAGTGGAATGACATCTTACGCAAAAAGGGCATCCTGCCCCCAAAGGAGAGTCtgaaagaactggaagaggcaGCGGAAGAGGAGGAGGCGCGCAGGCTCCAGCAGTCAGTGG TGAAAACATATGAAGCCATGACGCtgaaagaactggaagaaaatgaagatgaatTTAATGAAGAGGATGAACGTGCTATTGAAATGTACAG GCAGCAAAGACTGGCTGAGTGGAGAGCAgctcaaaaaaagaataaatttggaGAAGTTTTGGAGATTTCAGGAGAAGATTATGTTCAAGAAGTTACCAAAGCTGGTGAGGGCTTGTGGGTAATCCTGCACCTCTATAAGCAAGG GATTCCCCTCTGTGCTCTGATAAATCAGTACTTGAGTGAACTTGCAAGGAAGTTTCCTGATGTGAAATTTATCAAAGCCATTTCGACAACCTGCATACCCAATTACCCGGACCGGAATCTGCCCACGGTGTTCGTTTACCGGGAAGGTGACATCAAGGCTCAGTTCATTGGGCCTCTGGTGTTCGGTGGCATGAACCTGACGAGAGACG AGTTGGAGTGGAAACTGGCTGAGTCTGGGGCCGTTGAGACAGACCTGGAGGAGAACCCCAGGAAGCCAGTCCAAGACTTGCTGCTGTCCTCCATGAGGTGCTCCGTCCCCACCAAGAGGGACAGCGATTCCGAGAGTGACTGA